CGTGTACCATTGATTCCATCAGCAGGTTAAGGCCCGCCAAACAACAACGTGAAACCCTTAAGAATCTGGCGGACGGAAAAGTCGACATTATCATCGGAACACATAAATTACTTGGAAAAGAAGTCAAATTTAAGGATCTGGGGTTATTGATCATTGATGAAGAGCAAAAATTCGGAGTATCGGCCAAAGAAAAGTTAAAGGCCCTGCGTGTCAATGTGGACACATTAACACTGACAGCCACTCCCATACCAAGGACCCTGCAATTTTCACTGATGGGCGTGCGCGAAATGTCGATCATGTCCACTCCCCCACCCAACCGGCATCCGATTCAAACCGAGCTGAATACTTTCGATAAGGATATCATCCGTGAAGCGATAGAGTTTGAAGTATCCCGCGGCGGACAGGTCTTTTTTATCCATAACCGGGTACAATCATTGCATGAGATAGAACTGATGATCCGAAGCATCTGCCCGAATATTTCTACTGTCGCCGCACATGGGCAAATGAATGGGGAAGAGTTGGAGAAAATCATGCTTGATTTTATCAACGGTGACTACAATGTGCTGGTTGCCACATCGATCATCGAATCCGGGCTGGATATTCCCAATGCCAATACCATCATTATCAATAACGCCCACATGTTCGGACTAAGTGATCTGCACCAGCTCAGGGGACGTGTCGGACGTTCCAATAAAAAAGCCTTTTGCTATTTATTATCACCTCCTGTTACCGACCTCACACCGGAGGCACGCAGGCGTTTACGGGCCATTGAGGAGTTTTCCGACTTAGGCAGCGGATTCAACATTGCCATGCAGGATCTGGATATCCGTGGAGCGGGTAACCTGATGGGAGCCGAACAAAGCGGATTCATTGCAGAGATCGGATTCGAAACATACCATCATATCCTGAATGAAGCCATGCTCGAATTAAGGGAAGAAGATGATTTCAAAGAAATCTTCCAGGAACGGGAAGAGAAAACTGCCGCAATAGATCAGAAAAATCAAATTTTTGTCAGCGAATGCCAGATAGATACGGATCTGGAACTGTTGTTTCCCGAAGATTATATTGAAAATGTTTCGGAACGTATCCATTTATACCGTGAACTGGACAATATTGATACCGAGGAAAAACTGGCTAAATTCGAACAGGCTTTGACGGATCGTTTCGGACCGGTACCCAATTCAGGTAAAGAACTCATCAATGTAGTACGTCTGAGATGGCTGGCAGCCCGCCTGGGATTTGAAAAAGTCACACTTCGCAATGAACGCTTGTTGGTTTACTTTGTAGGCAATCAAAAATCTCTTTATTACCAATCCGAGACATTCTCAAAAATATTGCAGCTCGTACAGCAGAAGCCGCATTTATTCCGGATGAAAGAAGCCAAAGACAAATTAGCCATGACCATCAGTCCTGTAAAAAGCATCGAAAATGCCATGGCCGTCCTTCAATCCATGGAACAATAGAAAACGTTACTTCCACCCGTCTTCTTAAGAGAATATTTACCTTTTGAATGTGCCCGCGTTTTTACGAACAAATAATCACATCCTCAATTTCATTCCAGCCATAATAGTGTCCGGTTTCAGTTTCATAACACTGTTCATCTCTCCGGCCATACAATAACCACATTTGTCACAAAGCCCCGAAGCAGTTCCGCCACAATCTGGCAATCTACTCCCGTCTACCGTGATAAAATTAGACACCCAGCAATATTTTTTAAATTGGTTATGTTTCATTAATCTTAATCCCGACAGTGAATTCATGATCGGGTACTTTTTCTTTTTGTAGGCAATGACGGTATCCAATACTTTGTGCCGTGTTTCTTCATCCAAAGCCAGATCTTCCGTTCCCGTATAAGGAGTGTGCAGGTTAATGGAGATTGAGCGGATATGCGGATTATTTCTCGCAAATTCTATGGTCTCTCCCACTGACAGGTAATTCAGGGCATTAACGACCATATTGACACTCAGGTGCGGATGACCGGAAGTTTCTATATTCCTGACCAAACGTTCAAACGTACCTTCCCCCCGGATCATATCATGGTATTTTCCTAATCCGTCAAGGCTGACCCAGATGGAATCGGCCTCGCTTCCCGGAAATGGCATCACAGCATTCGTAGTAATGGTAGCGGAAAAAAAACCGATCTTTTTAGCTAACCGGATCAGACTGTTCAGGTTATAATTCTCATCTTTCCAAAGAGTAGGTTCTCCTCCTTCGAAATCAACAAAACGTGATCCTAACCCGTAACAATATTCCAGTTCTTCTCTGATCTGTTCGTATGATTTCCTGATCACTGTTTTTTGCGCATATACACAGCAATGTTTACATTTCAGGTTACATTGGTCGGATATAAAAATCACCGACTGTAAAGGTTGCTTTTTCCCTAAGAAACGTGCCTT
The window above is part of the Bacteroidales bacterium genome. Proteins encoded here:
- a CDS encoding radical SAM protein, whose translation is MKSFFYLPYWFFKARFLGKKQPLQSVIFISDQCNLKCKHCCVYAQKTVIRKSYEQIREELEYCYGLGSRFVDFEGGEPTLWKDENYNLNSLIRLAKKIGFFSATITTNAVMPFPGSEADSIWVSLDGLGKYHDMIRGEGTFERLVRNIETSGHPHLSVNMVVNALNYLSVGETIEFARNNPHIRSISINLHTPYTGTEDLALDEETRHKVLDTVIAYKKKKYPIMNSLSGLRLMKHNQFKKYCWVSNFITVDGSRLPDCGGTASGLCDKCGYCMAGEMNSVMKLKPDTIMAGMKLRM